GTCGACGCGCAGGATGCGGTCCATGCGCTCCAGGCTGAGCACGATGCCGCCGTGCGTGGGTACGGTGGCGCCGGTGGTGCCGGTGCCGCGCCCGCGCGCAATCAGCGGGATCGCGTATTCGTTGCACAGCGCGACCAGCGCCTCGATCTGCGCGTGTTCGCGGGCGAAGACGACGGCCTGCGGCGCTGCATGGCGCTTGGAGTTGTCGTAGCCATAGGCCCAGCAGTCAGCCGCGTCGGTGAGAAGATCACCGGACGGGAAGAGTTCGGCGAGCGCGCGGACGGCGGCGTTGGGCAGATCGTTCATGGTTTCAGGCTCAGGGTTCGCCGAACAGTTGGCTGTCGATCAGGTCGCACAGGCAGTGGATGACCAGCAGATGAACTTCCTGGAGGCGGGCGGTGACCTCGGACGGTACGCGAATTTCGATGTCGGCGCCGGTCAGGCGCTCGCGCAGGGCGCCGCCGTCGCGACCGGTGAGCGCGATGGCGTGCATGCCCTGCTCGTGCGCGGCGTCGACCGCTTCGACCACGTTCGGCGAGCGGCCGGAGGTGGAAATGCCGAGCAGCAGGTCGCCGGGTGTGCCCAGCGCGCGCACCTGGCGGGCGAATACCTGCGCGTAGCTGTAGTCGTTGGCGATCGAGGTGAGGGTGGAGGTGTCCGTGGACAGGGCGATGGCGGGCAGGCCACGGCGCTCGCGTTCGAAGCGGTTGAGCATTTCCGAGGAAAAGTGCTGGGCGTCGCCGGCCGAACCGCCGTTGCCGCAGCTGAGAATTTTATGTCCCTCGATGATGGCCTGGGTCATGCGTTGGGCGGCGCGTTCGATGGGCTCGGCGAGCACTTCGAGGGCGCGTTGCTTGGTTGCGATGCTGTCGGTGAAATGCTGCTGGATGCGTGGATTCACGGAGTTTCGTTCCTGGCGGGCGTGAGGTGATACGGGTTAGCGTGACGG
This genomic stretch from Acidihalobacter ferrooxydans harbors:
- a CDS encoding phosphoheptose isomerase, whose amino-acid sequence is MNPRIQQHFTDSIATKQRALEVLAEPIERAAQRMTQAIIEGHKILSCGNGGSAGDAQHFSSEMLNRFERERRGLPAIALSTDTSTLTSIANDYSYAQVFARQVRALGTPGDLLLGISTSGRSPNVVEAVDAAHEQGMHAIALTGRDGGALRERLTGADIEIRVPSEVTARLQEVHLLVIHCLCDLIDSQLFGEP